The following are from one region of the Paenibacillus sp. KS-LC4 genome:
- the ugpC gene encoding sn-glycerol-3-phosphate ABC transporter ATP-binding protein UgpC has translation MAGVRLEGIYKKYPGTDKASVTDVNLDIKDKEFLVLVGPSGCGKSTTLRMIAGLEEISEGKLFIGERLVNDVAPKDRDIAMVFQSYALYPHMNVYQNMAFGLKLRKFKKADIDKRVREAAKILDIEHLLDRKPKALSGGQRQRVALGRAIVREPQVFLMDEPLSNLDAKLRGQMRAEISKLTKRLETTTIYVTHDQIEAMTMGDRIVVMKDGFIQQTASPDHLYNHPVNIFVAGFIGAPSMNFVKGSITEQGGTVRFKATGVDVVVPEGKAATLRSKGYIGKDVILGIRPEDLHEEPVFLEASPNTIVNASIEVAENLGHEMYLYLNGIGTDSVIARVDGRSALRDGITVKLALDMNKVHLFDTETELNIFEN, from the coding sequence ATGGCAGGCGTACGTTTAGAAGGTATTTACAAAAAATATCCGGGAACTGATAAAGCATCGGTAACTGACGTTAACTTAGATATCAAGGACAAAGAATTTCTAGTGCTTGTAGGTCCATCCGGCTGTGGTAAATCGACAACTCTTCGTATGATCGCAGGTCTTGAAGAAATTTCCGAGGGTAAATTGTTTATCGGCGAGCGTCTTGTTAATGACGTAGCTCCTAAAGATCGTGATATCGCGATGGTATTCCAATCTTACGCTCTTTACCCGCATATGAACGTATACCAAAACATGGCTTTTGGTTTGAAGCTTCGTAAATTCAAAAAAGCAGACATCGACAAACGCGTTCGTGAAGCTGCTAAAATTCTAGATATCGAGCATTTGCTTGACCGTAAACCGAAAGCTCTTTCCGGTGGTCAGCGTCAACGTGTCGCTCTTGGTCGTGCGATCGTTCGTGAGCCGCAAGTATTCTTGATGGATGAGCCGCTTTCCAACTTGGATGCGAAACTTCGTGGTCAAATGCGTGCTGAAATTTCCAAGCTGACTAAACGTCTTGAAACAACGACAATCTATGTAACGCATGACCAAATCGAAGCAATGACGATGGGTGATCGTATTGTTGTTATGAAGGACGGCTTTATTCAACAAACAGCTTCTCCGGATCACCTTTATAACCACCCAGTTAACATTTTCGTTGCTGGCTTCATCGGCGCTCCTTCCATGAACTTCGTTAAAGGTTCAATTACGGAGCAAGGCGGTACTGTTCGTTTCAAAGCGACAGGCGTAGATGTAGTTGTACCTGAAGGCAAAGCGGCTACGCTTCGTTCCAAAGGCTACATTGGCAAAGATGTAATCCTGGGTATTCGTCCAGAGGATCTGCATGAAGAGCCAGTATTCCTGGAAGCTTCGCCTAACACAATCGTTAACGCTTCGATCGAAGTTGCGGAGAACCTGGGTCACGAAATGTACCTGTACCTTAACGGTATTGGCACAGATTCAGTTATCGCACGTGTAGACGGACGCTCCGCTCTGCGTGATGGCATTACGGTTAAACTTGCTCTAGACATGAACAAAGTTCACCTGTTCGATACAGAGACCGAGCTTAACATTTTCGAAAACTAA
- a CDS encoding helix-turn-helix domain-containing protein → MSTTEWLKPLERILDCPVRLVKIQLSEWNDIADKDHYLQAEEPGRAPVLQGQRVQRKDKMWVAIRAVEHEVEALEIEGSRFEASTLDLLSFMLRWNEAMPAHAKAAGKLTESEKTARSIGEWIQEQFESGEPGQSMPDHLTAGGKLFADMIPFLLVTEYSNTKQAAYVELEKLLRSFLAEEILLIPLREQEWLIWGPVSLLKEADSELFDDDDEESVEDNLASICLGLHEMLASEWIGECHLAVSHPIRPAKGIIETTAALRETINLGRKFHVGSNIHFPWNLQLERLLNSIPESQRARYLEQSLKRTELFVEAEMLATLETFFSLDCNVSETAKKLYIHRNTLLYRLDKLKQETGLDVRQFRDAVLVKIILLLYKVTKRH, encoded by the coding sequence ATGAGCACGACAGAATGGTTGAAACCGCTGGAGCGCATTTTGGACTGTCCAGTTCGTCTAGTAAAAATACAATTGTCCGAGTGGAATGATATAGCAGATAAAGATCACTATCTACAGGCAGAGGAGCCAGGACGCGCCCCAGTCTTGCAAGGACAACGTGTCCAGCGCAAGGATAAAATGTGGGTGGCTATTCGAGCAGTAGAGCATGAAGTCGAGGCTTTAGAAATAGAGGGCAGTCGCTTTGAGGCGAGCACGCTGGATTTACTAAGCTTTATGCTGCGTTGGAATGAAGCGATGCCGGCGCATGCTAAGGCTGCTGGCAAGCTTACGGAAAGCGAGAAGACTGCCCGCAGTATTGGCGAGTGGATTCAGGAGCAGTTCGAATCAGGAGAGCCGGGGCAATCAATGCCGGATCACTTGACAGCGGGAGGCAAGCTGTTTGCCGATATGATTCCTTTTTTACTAGTAACGGAATATTCGAATACGAAGCAAGCGGCATATGTGGAGCTGGAGAAGCTGCTGCGTTCCTTTCTCGCAGAGGAAATTTTATTAATACCGCTGCGGGAGCAGGAATGGCTCATTTGGGGCCCTGTTTCGTTGCTTAAGGAAGCGGATTCGGAGTTGTTTGATGATGACGATGAAGAATCGGTGGAGGATAACCTGGCTTCTATTTGTCTTGGGCTGCATGAGATGCTTGCCAGCGAGTGGATCGGTGAATGCCATCTGGCGGTCTCGCATCCGATCAGACCGGCGAAAGGCATTATAGAGACGACGGCTGCGCTGCGCGAAACGATAAATTTGGGACGGAAATTCCACGTTGGCAGCAATATTCATTTTCCGTGGAATTTGCAGCTGGAGCGTCTGCTGAATAGCATACCGGAGAGCCAGCGAGCCCGATATTTGGAGCAATCGCTAAAGCGTACAGAGCTTTTCGTAGAGGCAGAAATGCTTGCTACACTGGAAACCTTTTTCTCATTGGACTGTAATGTAAGCGAAACCGCGAAGAAGCTTTATATCCACCGCAATACATTATTATATCGTCTGGACAAGCTAAAACAGGAGACAGGGCTTGATGTTCGACAATTTCGTGATGCCGTCTTAGTCAAAATTATATTGCTATTGTACAAAGTTACGAAAAGACATTAG
- the hprK gene encoding HPr(Ser) kinase/phosphatase, which produces MPKKVKVSELVQHFSLEIISGEEGLKRAITVDDLYRPGLEMAGYFDYFPSERVQLLGKTEITFLSTLTSEERSLRMERLCHSDTPCIILTRGLEPPDELIAYSNKTKIPVLGSHVATTILTSRITDFLEKKLAPTATIHGVLVDIYGVGMLITGGSGIGKSETALELVKRGHRLVADDAVEIRQTSDSQLHGTAPELIRHLLEIRGLGIINVMTLFGAGAVRTQKRIALVIRLENWQQDKQYDRLGLDEEKTRIIDTDVPLVTVPVRPGRNLAVIIEVAAMNFRLKRMGYNAALQFTNKLTETIAEDTDDYD; this is translated from the coding sequence ATGCCTAAGAAAGTGAAAGTATCAGAATTAGTACAGCATTTTTCATTGGAAATTATATCGGGTGAAGAAGGCTTAAAGCGTGCTATTACGGTTGATGACCTATATCGTCCGGGGCTTGAAATGGCCGGATATTTTGATTATTTTCCGAGTGAGCGAGTGCAGCTGTTAGGAAAGACGGAAATTACGTTCCTCAGCACATTGACGTCAGAGGAGCGCAGTCTGCGTATGGAGCGTCTGTGCCATTCAGACACGCCTTGTATTATTTTGACCCGTGGACTGGAGCCGCCTGATGAACTGATTGCATATTCGAACAAAACGAAAATTCCCGTGCTCGGCAGCCATGTGGCAACTACAATTTTGACCAGCCGGATTACAGATTTTCTAGAGAAAAAGCTTGCGCCTACCGCGACCATTCATGGTGTTCTGGTAGATATCTACGGAGTGGGCATGCTCATAACGGGCGGCAGCGGCATCGGTAAGAGCGAGACGGCTCTTGAGCTTGTAAAACGCGGACATCGGCTTGTTGCCGATGATGCAGTTGAGATCAGACAAACGTCTGACAGCCAGCTCCATGGGACTGCCCCGGAATTAATCCGTCATTTACTGGAAATTCGCGGCTTAGGCATTATTAATGTCATGACGCTGTTCGGTGCTGGTGCCGTACGTACACAGAAGCGGATCGCATTAGTCATCAGGCTTGAAAATTGGCAGCAGGACAAACAATATGACCGTTTGGGTCTGGATGAAGAGAAGACGCGTATTATTGATACCGACGTTCCGCTTGTAACAGTTCCTGTAAGGCCGGGTCGTAACCTTGCGGTTATTATTGAGGTTGCGGCTATGAACTTCAGGCTGAAGCGAATGGGCTATAATGCTGCGCTGCAATTTACTAATAAGCTGACCGAAACCATTGCCGAAGATACGGATGATTACGACTGA
- the hisG gene encoding ATP phosphoribosyltransferase: MSGAGREILKVAMPKGRIYKQASKLFREAGLPIPSDFDDTRKLIIELPEAGMEFIMAKPVDVPTYVEYGVADIGIVGKDVLMEENKDVYELLDLGIAKCRMSVIGLPDWKPVINPRVATKYPNVASQYFRELGQQVEVIKLNGSIELAPLIGLADRIVDMVETGQTLRENGLVEMESIFGITSRLIANRVSYRMKNEAIQSLCDRLQETLGAKL, from the coding sequence ATGAGCGGAGCAGGCAGGGAAATTTTGAAGGTGGCTATGCCGAAAGGCCGGATTTACAAGCAGGCATCAAAGCTGTTTCGCGAAGCGGGCTTGCCGATTCCAAGCGATTTTGACGATACGCGTAAGCTGATCATTGAGCTGCCGGAGGCAGGCATGGAGTTTATTATGGCAAAGCCTGTAGACGTGCCTACTTATGTGGAATATGGTGTCGCGGATATTGGAATCGTTGGCAAGGATGTGCTGATGGAGGAAAATAAAGATGTTTACGAGCTGCTGGATCTCGGCATTGCCAAGTGCCGGATGTCGGTAATCGGGCTGCCGGACTGGAAGCCGGTTATTAATCCGCGGGTGGCGACGAAATATCCGAATGTGGCCTCGCAATATTTCCGCGAATTGGGACAGCAGGTCGAAGTGATTAAGCTGAATGGCTCGATTGAGCTAGCGCCACTAATTGGCCTTGCTGACCGCATTGTTGATATGGTAGAGACAGGGCAGACGCTGCGTGAAAACGGCTTGGTCGAAATGGAGTCCATCTTCGGCATTACGAGCCGCTTGATCGCGAACCGTGTCAGCTATCGGATGAAGAATGAGGCGATTCAAAGCCTTTGCGATAGGTTGCAGGAAACGCTTGGTGCGAAGCTTTAG
- the ssuE gene encoding NADPH-dependent FMN reductase yields the protein MSTIVIISGSPNPGSRLTGITQYIEQQLISQNVTLRHITVASLPAEDLINARFDSPAIVEATALVEGARAVIIASPVYKASFTGVLKTFLDLLPQKGLEEKIITPFFIGGSLAHLLSIDYSLKPVLASMGAKHFSSGVYAVDSQISRVQLDGGAAGYELSDELKLRLDASLTELLAELKLRS from the coding sequence ATGTCAACGATTGTCATCATATCGGGCAGCCCGAATCCTGGTTCCCGTCTAACCGGCATTACTCAATATATTGAGCAGCAGCTCATTAGCCAAAATGTAACACTCCGCCATATTACCGTTGCTTCTTTACCAGCGGAAGATCTCATTAACGCCCGTTTCGACAGCCCTGCTATTGTAGAAGCAACAGCGTTAGTAGAAGGCGCTAGAGCCGTTATTATCGCAAGTCCAGTCTACAAAGCCTCTTTCACTGGTGTTCTTAAAACATTCCTCGATCTATTGCCTCAAAAGGGTTTGGAAGAAAAAATCATTACGCCTTTTTTCATTGGGGGCTCTCTGGCCCACCTGCTGTCTATTGATTACTCCCTGAAGCCTGTACTTGCTTCCATGGGTGCTAAGCATTTTTCCAGCGGCGTCTATGCGGTAGACTCTCAAATTTCTCGCGTACAATTGGATGGTGGGGCAGCCGGATATGAGCTAAGTGACGAATTAAAGCTTCGTCTTGACGCTTCCTTAACTGAACTACTAGCAGAGTTAAAGCTTCGCTCCTAA
- a CDS encoding ATP phosphoribosyltransferase regulatory subunit, producing MSKPKVFEKPIGVKDYLPEAVAKLRRIEHAALACMQGWGYEQIITPTMEYYDTVGVASSTSDQKLFKLLNNRGTTLVLRSDMTAPIARVVSSLLKESPFPLRLSYHANVYRAIEEEAGREAEFFQTGVELVGDASADADAEVVALAIASLKAAGVKRFKIAIGHVGFLNGLFEESLSGREEEQEQLKACLLGRDYVGYREQLRQLALEEPVQRELEGILRLRGGQEVCKQALELSADETAQASIQHLCEMWDVLDAYGLSEHVLIDLTMIGDFSYYTGMTFEGYAADLGFPVVSGGRYDNLLAQFGRPAPATGFALKTTRILEVLGNEDEPAKAERVLIGYDETERKAALAIAQQLRGQGTAVVTERIGLEEAAELSKNTSGRFIFKGVEYVEFLLFTEAMNETLGGDGK from the coding sequence ATGTCTAAACCAAAAGTATTTGAGAAACCGATTGGTGTTAAAGATTATCTTCCAGAGGCTGTTGCAAAGCTGCGCCGAATTGAGCATGCGGCTCTTGCTTGTATGCAGGGCTGGGGCTATGAGCAGATTATTACGCCAACTATGGAGTATTACGACACCGTAGGGGTAGCAAGCTCTACCTCTGACCAAAAGCTGTTTAAGCTGCTCAACAACCGTGGAACGACGCTCGTGCTGCGTTCGGATATGACAGCGCCTATTGCGCGAGTAGTATCCTCGTTATTGAAGGAGTCCCCATTTCCGCTGCGATTGTCGTATCATGCGAATGTGTACCGTGCGATTGAGGAGGAAGCTGGCCGTGAGGCCGAGTTTTTCCAGACGGGCGTTGAGCTTGTTGGCGATGCTTCGGCTGATGCGGATGCGGAGGTTGTGGCGCTCGCTATTGCTTCCTTGAAGGCCGCCGGCGTCAAACGTTTTAAGATTGCTATCGGTCATGTCGGCTTCCTGAACGGACTGTTCGAGGAATCGCTTTCTGGACGCGAGGAGGAGCAGGAGCAGCTTAAAGCGTGTCTGCTGGGCCGCGATTACGTCGGCTATCGGGAGCAACTGCGCCAGCTGGCGCTGGAGGAGCCTGTACAGCGCGAGCTGGAAGGGATTTTAAGGCTGCGCGGCGGCCAGGAGGTATGCAAGCAGGCGCTTGAATTAAGCGCAGATGAGACGGCACAGGCGTCTATCCAGCATTTATGCGAGATGTGGGACGTGCTCGACGCTTACGGACTAAGCGAGCATGTGCTGATTGATCTGACGATGATCGGCGATTTCTCTTATTATACCGGCATGACCTTTGAAGGTTATGCGGCGGATCTTGGATTCCCAGTAGTGAGCGGCGGAAGATACGACAATTTGCTTGCTCAATTCGGCCGTCCGGCTCCAGCGACAGGCTTTGCGCTGAAGACGACGCGGATACTGGAAGTGCTCGGCAATGAAGATGAGCCAGCGAAAGCTGAGCGAGTGCTGATTGGCTATGATGAGACGGAGCGCAAAGCGGCTCTGGCCATCGCGCAGCAGCTCAGAGGCCAAGGAACGGCAGTTGTGACAGAGCGTATTGGGCTAGAGGAAGCAGCGGAGCTATCGAAGAATACGTCTGGTCGGTTTATTTTCAAAGGCGTAGAATATGTGGAGTTTTTACTATTTACCGAGGCTATGAACGAAACGCTTGGAGGGGATGGCAAATGA
- the ppaX gene encoding pyrophosphatase PpaX yields MLGNIKTMLFDLDGTIIDTNELIIRSFLDALQGFVPANFNRDNIIPSMGQPLTMQMQQFSGLEDVTHLVAAYREVNLRLHDEYVKPFDYVVEVIKNLHEQGIQIGIVTTKMRLTTERGLKYVGLSDYVDTVVTIDDVTHPKPHPEPVSMAIAALGADPATTLMLGDSSVDILSAEAAGALPVGVAWSMKGAQLLRDCGAQYVIDDMRELYAFAGLERK; encoded by the coding sequence GTGCTAGGTAACATAAAAACGATGCTGTTTGATTTGGATGGTACCATTATTGATACGAACGAATTGATTATCCGCTCGTTTCTGGATGCGCTGCAAGGCTTCGTTCCGGCGAATTTCAATAGAGACAATATTATTCCAAGCATGGGACAGCCTTTAACGATGCAAATGCAGCAATTTTCGGGGCTTGAGGATGTAACGCATCTGGTGGCGGCTTACCGCGAGGTCAACCTTCGCCTGCATGATGAATATGTGAAGCCTTTCGACTATGTTGTAGAGGTTATTAAAAATTTACATGAGCAGGGCATCCAGATCGGGATTGTAACGACGAAAATGCGCCTGACAACCGAGCGAGGCTTGAAATATGTAGGTCTTAGCGATTATGTCGACACGGTTGTGACCATTGATGATGTCACGCATCCTAAGCCGCATCCAGAGCCAGTCAGTATGGCTATTGCTGCACTTGGCGCAGATCCGGCGACGACCTTAATGCTGGGTGACAGCTCGGTCGATATATTATCCGCTGAGGCGGCTGGCGCTTTGCCAGTTGGTGTAGCTTGGTCGATGAAGGGAGCGCAGTTGCTTCGAGATTGTGGCGCTCAGTATGTCATTGATGATATGCGGGAGTTGTACGCTTTCGCAGGATTGGAGCGGAAATAA
- a CDS encoding MraY family glycosyltransferase, translated as MMIYGLAAFISLAIVSAMVPIVRRFALQHGIMDRPNSRKIHRQPIPLLGGIAIYVACTVTIIAFQGMTSLSWTIAVGGAVLVTVGLLDDKAKADGKDFPVWPRVLVYGAVSTLPLWFHIQITGVTNPASGLFFFLPHWVAWLGTSIWIFALINMINFMDGVDGLASGVCVLSAVTLFITALLKGQAETAILAAIVGGACLGFLLFNFYPARIFMGDAGATFLGYTLAVVAVDGAFKKATFITVLVPLLALGLPIMDTSIVMLRRLARGKGLHHADKLHTHHALMKWGLNQVQTVSFLYLIAALFSMLSIILLLVMG; from the coding sequence ATGATGATATATGGGTTGGCGGCTTTTATAAGTTTGGCTATTGTGAGTGCAATGGTTCCGATTGTGAGAAGGTTCGCTTTGCAGCATGGGATTATGGATCGGCCGAATTCACGGAAAATTCATCGGCAGCCCATTCCCTTGCTCGGAGGGATTGCGATTTATGTGGCATGCACCGTTACGATTATTGCTTTTCAGGGAATGACATCGTTAAGCTGGACGATTGCAGTTGGTGGTGCGGTGCTTGTCACCGTTGGATTATTAGATGATAAAGCGAAGGCGGATGGAAAGGATTTCCCTGTCTGGCCTAGAGTGCTCGTTTATGGCGCAGTGTCCACGCTCCCCCTCTGGTTCCATATTCAAATAACAGGGGTGACGAACCCTGCTTCGGGCCTGTTCTTTTTTCTCCCACACTGGGTAGCCTGGCTTGGGACGTCAATCTGGATATTCGCGCTTATCAACATGATTAATTTCATGGATGGAGTGGATGGATTGGCATCCGGAGTATGTGTTTTATCAGCGGTCACGCTGTTTATTACTGCCTTGCTCAAAGGGCAGGCTGAAACGGCGATTTTAGCTGCTATTGTTGGAGGGGCGTGCTTGGGCTTTCTTTTGTTCAATTTTTATCCGGCCAGAATTTTCATGGGGGATGCAGGAGCTACGTTTCTTGGTTATACGCTCGCCGTTGTGGCCGTGGACGGAGCTTTCAAGAAAGCAACCTTCATTACAGTGCTTGTGCCGCTGCTTGCGCTAGGGTTGCCCATTATGGATACTTCCATCGTCATGCTGCGGCGGCTCGCTCGTGGCAAAGGACTGCATCATGCGGACAAGCTGCATACCCACCATGCGCTGATGAAGTGGGGATTGAACCAGGTGCAAACCGTATCCTTTCTATATTTAATTGCTGCATTGTTCTCTATGCTGTCGATCATTCTTTTACTGGTCATGGGCTGA
- the lgt gene encoding prolipoprotein diacylglyceryl transferase, whose product MLTSLIDPIAFSLGPLTVRWYGIILGTAALVGLLLAIQEGKRFGIKPDFFMDMLLLGVPSAVICARIYYVAFKWEDYKENPLDVFKIWEGGIAIYGALIGAFLCGFFYFRYKGYSFLRLADVCVPGLLAGQMIGRWGNFMNQEAYGGPVEESFLRDTLHLPNFIVNQMNVNGIFHHPAFLYESLWSLVGIVLLCVLRRQRFLRAGELLASYFIWYSLGRFYIEMVRTDSLAFHGPAWLVNLVDALWSPMTILFQPGYLDPSYGNLRISQLLALLLIVGAIAFIVIRRKTGAAKEHYSDPIVSTKVEHAAIATDDAPKA is encoded by the coding sequence ATGCTTACATCGCTAATTGACCCCATTGCTTTTTCACTGGGGCCCCTAACTGTTCGTTGGTACGGCATTATTCTCGGCACAGCTGCCTTAGTAGGCTTGCTGCTGGCGATACAAGAGGGCAAACGCTTTGGCATTAAGCCGGATTTCTTTATGGATATGCTGCTGCTTGGCGTTCCATCCGCTGTTATCTGTGCTCGCATATATTATGTTGCCTTCAAATGGGAGGATTATAAGGAGAACCCGCTTGATGTGTTTAAAATTTGGGAGGGCGGCATAGCCATTTACGGCGCTCTGATTGGTGCCTTCCTTTGCGGTTTCTTCTATTTCCGTTATAAGGGCTACAGCTTCTTAAGACTCGCCGATGTGTGCGTGCCAGGCCTGCTTGCTGGTCAAATGATTGGCCGTTGGGGCAATTTCATGAACCAGGAGGCATATGGCGGTCCCGTAGAGGAAAGCTTCCTGCGTGACACGCTTCACCTTCCTAATTTTATTGTGAATCAAATGAATGTGAACGGCATCTTCCATCACCCGGCTTTTTTGTATGAATCGCTGTGGAGCCTTGTGGGAATCGTGCTGCTGTGCGTGCTGCGTCGTCAACGTTTCCTGCGTGCGGGTGAATTGCTAGCTAGCTATTTCATCTGGTATTCCCTTGGCCGCTTCTACATTGAGATGGTGCGCACGGACAGCTTGGCCTTCCATGGCCCAGCGTGGCTGGTAAACCTTGTGGACGCTCTTTGGTCGCCGATGACGATTTTGTTCCAGCCTGGCTATTTGGACCCGTCATATGGTAACCTGAGGATTTCTCAGCTGCTTGCGCTGCTGCTTATTGTTGGTGCCATCGCTTTTATCGTCATTCGCCGCAAAACAGGAGCTGCCAAAGAGCATTATTCCGATCCAATCGTCTCCACGAAGGTGGAGCATGCGGCTATTGCAACGGATGATGCTCCGAAAGCATAA
- a CDS encoding acyltransferase, translated as MRNVERYPVEGPNALWQVYRTVSRFKAVRNFIFIQLARYCPVLPVKNMIYRRVLGMKVGQHTAFALMVMVDVFFPERIEVGDNTIIGYNTTILTHEYLIREYRLGDVKIGANVMIGANTTILPGVTIGDHAVVAAGSVVYKDVPAHAFVGGNPIREIAKGSRPADHS; from the coding sequence TTGCGTAATGTCGAACGTTATCCGGTAGAGGGGCCTAATGCGCTCTGGCAGGTCTATCGTACGGTCAGCCGATTTAAGGCGGTACGTAATTTCATATTCATTCAGCTGGCACGTTATTGTCCGGTTTTGCCGGTCAAAAATATGATCTACCGTCGTGTGCTTGGCATGAAGGTCGGTCAGCACACCGCATTTGCGCTAATGGTGATGGTGGATGTTTTTTTTCCGGAACGGATTGAGGTTGGGGATAATACGATTATCGGATATAACACGACGATTCTTACGCATGAGTATTTAATTCGCGAATATCGGCTTGGTGATGTGAAAATAGGGGCAAACGTTATGATTGGCGCGAATACGACGATTTTGCCGGGTGTTACAATCGGCGATCATGCGGTGGTAGCCGCTGGCTCAGTTGTTTACAAGGATGTGCCAGCCCATGCCTTCGTTGGCGGGAATCCCATACGTGAGATTGCCAAGGGGAGTCGCCCCGCGGATCATAGCTAA
- the hisD gene encoding histidinol dehydrogenase → MRIMRAEQFGLKREVEYGSPEQNEVVRTIIADVRNEGDAALLRYTAKLDRAELTAAELRVTQEEIDAAYEQVDAAFLTAIREAAVNIRSFHEKQKRNSWMDLQPDGTLLGQILRPLKRVGVYVPGGKAAYPSSVLMNVIPAQVAGVPEIVMVTPPSTGGRDGIDPGILVAAAEAGVKEMYRVGGAQAIAALAHGTETIAPVDKICGPGNIYIALAKREVFGAVDIDSIAGPSEIVVLADEAADPAYIAADLLSQAEHDEMASSILVTPSEQLAGAVAAEVERQLATLPRQAIARASIDSYGAVLMVDSLKEGIDVVNKLAPEHLEVLTADPMSLLGLIENAGAIFLGPYSSEPVGDYFAGPNHIIPTNGTARFSSPVNVDDFLKKSSLIYYSKEALLANGDKIMTLARQEGLEAHARAIQIRLEREGR, encoded by the coding sequence GTGAGAATTATGCGAGCAGAGCAGTTCGGTTTGAAGCGCGAGGTGGAATACGGATCGCCGGAGCAAAATGAAGTGGTGCGGACAATTATCGCAGACGTCCGCAACGAAGGAGATGCAGCTTTGCTGCGTTACACAGCAAAGCTGGACAGGGCTGAGCTGACGGCGGCAGAGCTTCGCGTGACGCAGGAGGAAATTGATGCGGCGTATGAGCAGGTGGACGCCGCTTTTCTGACAGCGATCCGCGAGGCCGCTGTCAATATCAGGTCTTTCCACGAGAAGCAGAAGCGCAACTCGTGGATGGATTTGCAGCCGGATGGGACGCTGCTCGGGCAAATATTGCGTCCGCTGAAGCGGGTCGGCGTCTATGTGCCCGGAGGCAAGGCAGCGTATCCGTCGTCCGTGCTCATGAATGTCATTCCGGCCCAGGTCGCTGGCGTGCCGGAAATCGTAATGGTCACGCCTCCGTCGACTGGCGGACGTGACGGCATTGATCCAGGCATTCTCGTTGCCGCTGCTGAAGCAGGGGTCAAGGAGATGTACCGCGTAGGCGGAGCACAGGCGATTGCCGCACTCGCTCACGGTACGGAAACGATTGCGCCCGTTGATAAAATTTGCGGGCCGGGCAATATATATATCGCGCTTGCGAAGCGCGAAGTATTTGGCGCTGTCGATATTGACAGCATCGCAGGACCGAGTGAAATTGTCGTGCTTGCCGACGAAGCGGCTGATCCGGCTTATATCGCCGCTGACCTGCTGTCACAAGCGGAGCATGATGAGATGGCATCATCCATCCTCGTAACGCCGTCGGAGCAGCTTGCAGGTGCGGTAGCCGCCGAGGTGGAGCGTCAGCTGGCGACGCTGCCGCGTCAAGCGATTGCACGGGCTTCAATCGACAGCTACGGCGCTGTGCTGATGGTCGATTCGCTGAAAGAGGGCATCGACGTCGTGAATAAGCTGGCGCCTGAGCATCTGGAGGTGCTGACAGCCGATCCAATGAGTCTGCTTGGCTTGATCGAAAATGCCGGAGCAATCTTCCTCGGACCTTACAGCTCGGAGCCGGTTGGCGATTATTTCGCTGGGCCGAACCACATCATCCCGACGAATGGGACAGCGAGATTTTCCTCGCCAGTCAACGTGGATGATTTTTTGAAAAAATCAAGCTTGATCTATTATAGCAAGGAAGCGCTGCTTGCAAATGGCGACAAAATTATGACGCTGGCTCGGCAGGAGGGGCTTGAGGCTCATGCACGGGCGATTCAAATCCGTTTGGAGCGCGAGGGCCGCTAA